Proteins encoded in a region of the Triplophysa dalaica isolate WHDGS20190420 chromosome 10, ASM1584641v1, whole genome shotgun sequence genome:
- the LOC130429559 gene encoding uncharacterized protein LOC130429559: MNSNIYNNMKTFSLLFIISLLINGGFTDEVSVIEGDSVTLHTETEIQSKDMIEWWFGDKQDFVARLDKESNEMLYSQDKRFRDRLKLNNKNGDLTITNITTEHMGVLKVDVAGRITTTKPFSVTVFGDAGEVKSVSVKEGDSVTLYADVGYMDNYDVIRWRFQHGDSPLAVIDKKSRIFSIPDDERFKNKLHLDLQTGDLTIRRIRSDHSGLYEVNIDSISRTHTIQQIFTVTVSGAQKTLSVMRSSSVTLNTDTEVQRGDRILWEFVSDDTRIAEIYQPNNIFTTYNYGRFKDRLMLNNQTGSIIITNIRSEDSGLYQLKISSRRRSIQRKFNVNVTLLTQQELYIVVASVICGVVLLLVISVAAVYFYYRRFPIARRHKAREGRSVVLHADDTILRFGFIHTALTKLWSGMTHTAVKELQRDDVIEWRFVPQNTVIAEIKGRTLNTYDGDDERFKNKLKLKNTGSLTISNITSNLSGLYELKSIKDGKTFYKRYRLTVTDRRDSVDIY, encoded by the exons ATGAACTCAAACATCTAcaacaacatgaagacattCTCTTTACTCTTCATCATCTCTTTACTCATCAACG gtGGGTTCACAGATGAAGTGTCAGTGAtagagggagattctgtcacactTCACACTGAGACTGAAATACAGAGTAAAGATATGATCGAGTGGTGGTTTGGAGATAAACAGGATTTTGTAGCTAGATTAGATAAAGAGAGCAATGAGATGCTGTATTCTCAAGATAaaagattcagagacagactgaagctgaacaATAAGaatggagatctcaccatcacaaacatcacaactgaACACATGGGAGTTTTAAAAGTAGACGTCGCTGGAAgaataacaacaacaaagccGTTTAGTGTTA ctGTGTTTGGTGATGCAGGTGAAGTGAAGTCAGTATCAGTGAAGGAGGGAGATTCTGTTACTCTGTACGCTGATGTCGGTTATATGGATAATTATGATGTGATACGCTGGAGGTTTCAACATGGAGACTCTCCTCTAGCTGTAATCGACAAAAAGTCTAGAATCTTCTCTATACCTGATGACGAGAGATTCAAAAACAAACTTCATTTAGACcttcagactggagatctcaccatcaggAGAATCAGATCTGATCACTCTGGACTTTATGAAGTAAATATCGACAGCATTAGCAGAACACACACCATACAGCAGATATTCACAGTTACTGTCAGCG GTGCACAGAAGACACTGTCAGTGATGAGGAGTAGTTCTGTCACTTTAAACACTGATACTGAAGTACAGAGAGGTGATCGAATACTGTGGGAGTTTGTATCTGATGACACTCGAATAGCTGAAATATATCAACCAAACAATATATTCACTACATACAATTATGGgagattcaaagacagactGATGCTGAACAATCAGACTGGATCtatcatcatcacaaacatcagatctgaagactctggactttatcaactaaAGATCAGCAGTAGAAGACGATCCATTCAGAGgaaatttaatgtaaatgtaactc TCCTTACACAACAAGAATTGTATATTGTTGTGGCGTCAGTAATATGTGGTGTTGTCCTCCTCCTGGTTATCTCTGTCGCTGCTGTGTATTTCTATTACCGCAGGTTTCCTATAGCAAGAAGACATAAAG CGAGAGAGGGACGGTCTGTCGTTCTACATGCTGATGATACAATACTACGGTTTGGCTTTATACATACTGCTTTAACAAAACTATGGTCTGGCATGACACATACTGCTGTTAAAGAACTACAGAGAGATGATGTGATCGAGTGGAGGTTTGTGCCTCAAAATACAGTCATAGCTGAAATCAAGGGAAGAACACTGAACACatatgatggtgatgatgagagattcaaGAACAAACTGAAGCTTAAAAacactggatctctcaccatctcAAACATCACAAGTAATCTCTCTGGACTTTATGAACTCAAAAGCATCAAAGATGGAAAAACTTTCTACAAGAGATACAGACTGACAGTCACAG